AGGTCAAGCGCGGAGAGCGGCCCTGAGCGCGGCACCCATCCCGGGGGGCGCGGCGGACGCCCGGCTGACCGAGCCGGGCGAGCTGCGCGCTGTCGTACGGCGGGAGCTGGTGGCCCGGCAGCTCGACGAACAGATAGCCGGGCGGTTCCCCGTCGGGCAGCGACTGCGCGTGCTCGACGTGGGCATGGGCCAGGGCACGCAGGCCCTGCGGCTGGCCCGGGCCGGACACCAGGTGACCGGTGTCGAGCAGGACGCCGCCCTGATCTCCGTGGCCCGCGAGGCCCTCGCCGCCGAGCCGGAGGGCATCCGCGGCCGGGTCAGGATCGTCGAGAGCGACGGGCGCGACACCGGGGTGCACTTCCTGCCCGGCAGCTTCGACGTGGTGCTGTGCCACGGCGTACTGATGTACGTCGAGGAGCCCGACGCGCTGCTCGCGGGGCTCGGCCGGATGCTGGCCCCCGGTGGGATGCTGTCCCTGCTGGTGCGCAACGCCGACGCGCTGGCCATGCGGCCGGGGCTGGCCGGCGACTGGGCCGGGACGCTGGCCGCCTTCGACACCAACACGTACAGGAACCGGCTCGGGCTCGACGTCCGCGCCGACCGGCTCGACACCCTCACCGGCACGCTCGCCGGGATGGGCGCGCCGCTGCACACCTGGTACGGGGTGCGGGTCTTCACGGACACGGCCGCCGACGACGCGGCGGTGCCGGAGGACGTGGACGCCCTGCTGGCCGCCGAGGAGCGGGCCGGCCGGACCGACCCCTACCGCCGGGTGGCGGCACTGCTGCACCTGTGCGGCGTACGGGGCTGAAGTCCCCGCTGTCCTTCACCTGTCCTTCGC
This sequence is a window from Streptomyces ortus. Protein-coding genes within it:
- a CDS encoding methyltransferase domain-containing protein translates to MARQLDEQIAGRFPVGQRLRVLDVGMGQGTQALRLARAGHQVTGVEQDAALISVAREALAAEPEGIRGRVRIVESDGRDTGVHFLPGSFDVVLCHGVLMYVEEPDALLAGLGRMLAPGGMLSLLVRNADALAMRPGLAGDWAGTLAAFDTNTYRNRLGLDVRADRLDTLTGTLAGMGAPLHTWYGVRVFTDTAADDAAVPEDVDALLAAEERAGRTDPYRRVAALLHLCGVRG